The DNA region TTACGGTGACCTTTCCGACTCAGAGCAAATCTCGAATATAATCTATAACACAAAGCCGGACGAAGTTTACCATCTTGGGGCGCAGAGTCATGTTCGAGTAAGTTTTGATATACCAGAATACACGGGAAATGTCACAGCTGTGGGCACTACTAGGATCTTGGAGGCAATAAAAAGAAGCGGAAATAGCATCAAACTATACCAAGCATCAAGCAGCGAAATGTTTGGCGACTCTCCACCCCCTCAGAACGAAGAAACGCCCTTCAAACCGAGGAGTCCCTATGCAATTGCTAAGCTGTATGCTTACTGGATGACAGCGAATTATAGAGAAGGTCACAAACTGTTTGCATGCAATGGAGTCCTGTTTAACCATGAGTCACCCAGAAGGGGCGAGACTTTCGTCACCAGAAAGATAACAAGAGCGATAGCAAACATTCTGGCACGGAGGCAGAAAATTCTCTACTTGGGCAATTTAGAGGCGAAACGCGATTGGGGATACGCACCAGAGTATGTTGAGACAATGTGGAAGATTCTTCAGCTTGATAAGCCTCAGGATTTCGTGGTAGGAACAGGCGAGGCACATTCTGTGAGAGAGTTCGCTGAAAAAGCCTTCGCATACGCGGGTCTTGACTATGAAAAACACGTGGAAATCGATCCAAGATATTTCAGGCCTACAGAAACTGAGGAGTTGCTAGCCGACCCTAAGAAGGCCCGAGAGAAGCTAGATTGGAAACCAAAGATCAAGTTTGACAACTTGACGAAGATAATGGTCGACGCTGACATGCGAAAGGTTGGCTTGGAGCCTCATGGAGAAGGAGACAGAGTTCTCGAAAGAATCTTTTCAAACAGATGGTGGAAGGTAGATTAGATTGGAATTTTGGTCTAACAAGAACATACTTGTCACAGGCGGAGCTGGGTTCCTAGGATCGTTCATAGTGGAGAAGTTGATAAGGGAGAGAAACGTGACTCCACAGCGGATTCGAGTGCCCCGAAGCAAGCACGTGGACTTGAGAAAATGGGAAAACTGCATGAAAGCAGTTGACGGTATGGATATTGTCATTCATTTAGCAGCTCGGGTAGGCGGCATCGGATTCAACAAGAAATACCCTGCCACCCTCTTCTTCGACAATGCAATGATTGGGATTCAACTAATGGAGGCCGCTAGGCAAGCAGGAGTGAAGAAGTTTGTGGCGAACGGAACTGTGTGCGCATATCCAAAGTACACTCCAATTCCATTTCGAGAGGAAAACTTGTGGGGCGGCTATCCCGAAGAGACAAACGCCCCCTACGGAATTGCCAAAAAGATTCTGCTAGTTCAAGCTCAAGCTTACAGAGAACAATATGGCTTCAATGCTATCTATCTTTTGCCAGTCAACCTGTATGGACCCAAAGACAGTTTTGATCCTGAACGTTCCCACGTGATTCCAGCATTGATAAAGAAGATGGTTGACGCAATAGGGCAAGGAAAAGAGGAAATAGTTGTCTGGGGAACGGGCAAGGCGTCCAGAGAGTTCCTATACGTGGAAGATGCAGCTGAGGGAATACTTCTAGCAACTGAGAAATACAACAAGCCCGATCCTGTGAATCTGGGTTCAGGCAAAGAAATCACAATTAAACAGCTTGTAAGTCTAATAGCTGAGCTTACTGGCTACACTGGAAAGATTACGTGGGATACCTCAAAACCTGACGGACAACCGCGCAGGTCACTTGAAACAAGCAAAGCGAGAGAAGAATTCGGATTTGAGGCAAAAACTGACTTCAAAGAAGGGCTTAGAAGAACAATTGAATGGTACAAAAGCATACACACGCATTCACCGTTCCCGCACGCTCATGATGAGAGCATGATGAAAAAACACACCTGACGAATGTGCGATCAAGTGGACTGATCAAGGAAACAATCAGATCTCAAGGGCAGAACGAGTACTCAATAAGCTACAATATCAATGGGTAGATTTCTTTTGTTACGTATTCTGTGTATTTGTTTTTGTCTGTTAGGTTGAAGACTGTGACTGATGCGTCTCTGGTTATGCCTACAACGTAGCCGTATTCTCTAGCCCGTGCCACAATATACCATAGGTTGCCGTGTTTACTGTACTCATCAAACAACGACGTGCCCACCAAATCTGGGCCATAAAGCGACAACTTCTCCACATTCGGAATATCCACATTATCGAAGAACGTGATCTTCGTATCCTCAGGATTCCTAGTGTGAAAACCCTTAATCGTCTCAGGCGAAATCCGAGCCTGAACCACACCTCCCACCTTCTCAAAAACAATGTCACTAAGCTTATTAGCAATGAAGTTGGCAACCCGCTTCTTCTCAACCACGGTTAACATTATCTGCTTCTTGAACTGACTGAAACTGAACATGGCTTCAACCGTTTTGGGCAACGGCACAACCTTACCCCTATGAAACACATGAAGCACAAAATCATGAGAATAAACGCCCACAACATTGCCCTCCTTGGCTACGAGATTCATCACTTCAGTCACCAAAGTGAACTTGTAATCGCTCTCCACAAAATCCTCCTCCACGCGGAAACCCTTCAACCTAGACGCAATGTCCGCCAACGACGCTGACTCAGCAACTTTGAACACTTTGCCAGCCACAACCACGACAAATCCCTCATGAAACGCAGTTTCACACGCTCCTCACTCTACATCCCAAGATGCACATAAACCTTACACGCACTCACCACCCCACAACTCAGACAAAGAAGTAGTAGTCAACAAACACGCGGCGCAGACTACTACTTCTGAACACAGCCACCTCGGTATTATTACTGATTCTAAGCCGAAGTTAATAACATCTGAAAAAGAAACCGCCACAACATGCCGGGCGTTGATGTCACTAGGAACAGTCTTACGACGATGTCCACACAGCCTTCAGCAGCTAAACGCACCCGCAACATGGTAGAAGAAGGCATAAGGGGCTTACCTCCTTCTTCTTCTGAAATTCGTTTTCCCGCAGAGCAACCTATCAACATACGCAAACGTCACGCTAACCAACATTAAACGTCACGCAAACCAACATTGAAAGCCACGCTAAAACACCAGCCAACAGCCCCAGACACACCAATCAGAACAAACAACAGAACCCAAAACACAAACAGAAAAGCCCAACTTTCACCACAAAAAAAATTTTCTGCACCTATACTAACCCCAAGAACCCAGCCACAGCCCCTAATCGACAAATCTTATATGCACACATCAACAAAAACAGCTTCCCTCAAAACAAAAAAAAGGAATGAAAACAACATGATAGATTTCAGCTACACCGAAGAACAACAACTCTTCCGCAAAGCAGTCCACGAATGGAGCATGAAACACCTCAACCTCGAAGCAGTCAGAAAAATGGACAAAACCGGACAAATGCCACAAGGCCTAGTCAAAGAAATGGCCGACCTAGGCCTACTCATAATGACCGCGCCTGAGGAACACGGAGGCACAGGCGCCGACTGGATCACAACCTGCATCGCAGCCGAAGAACTAGGCTACGCAGACATAAGCTGCGCCATACCCGTATTCTGGCTAGTACAATCAAGCTGGGGCTACGTAGTCGACAAATACGCCTCAGAAGACGTTAGAAACGCAGTAATCAGACCCGCCATCAAAGGAGACGCATTCATAGGCATAGCCACAACAGAATCCGGCGGAGGCTCAGACGTAGCCGGCTTCAAATCCGTAGCCAAAAAAGACGGCGACAACTGGATAATCAACGGCGAAAAAATGTACATCAGCGGCACCGAAGAAGTCCAAAAACTCGGCGGCGGCTACTGGATAACCGCCCGAACCTCACCCGCACCACCAGGAGCACCACACAAAGGCTTAACAGGATTCTACATACCAATCAACGCGCCCGGCGTAGAGGTCACCAAACGCTTCGACGACGTAGGCAGAATGGGCATCTCAACTGGTGGCTTCAGCATGAAAAACGTCAAAATCCCAGACACCTACCGACTGAGCAAAGAGGACGAAGGATTCTACCCCACAATGGAAGGATTCGACCTCGCACGAATACTCATCGGCGCCGTATGCGTAGGCGTCGCCCAGAGAGTTCTGGAAATCGGCATGGACTACATCAAACAACGCAAAGCATTCGGAAGCCCCATAGGCAAATTCGAAGGCATACAGTTCGAGTTAGCCGACGACTGGACCGAACTCGAAGCCAGCAGAGCACTGCTCTACCGCACAGCATGGATGATCAACGAACGATACAAAGGCAAAATGTCACCACTCGAAGTAGTCAAATACATCTCAGCATGCAAACTGAAAATCCCACCGTTCGCAATGCACGCTGCGGAACACGCAATGGTTTGGATGGGAGCCTACGGCTACTCGCAGGAATGCCCCTTAGACATGGCGTGGCGCGGCGTAATGTCCTACGTCATCGGCGCAGAAGGAGCCTTGAATATTCAGCGCATAGTCATAGGCAGAGAACTACTCGGAAAAGAATTCATACCATACAAGTAGGCTTTCTCACACCTTTCTTTTTTCTTGTCATCGCAGTCAGCTTAGACACTAGACTTAAGTGGAAAAATCACATTCACCTTTGTGAAAGGGAAAGCATCAAACCTAGGAGCAGACCGCGTTGCCAGTGGACACAGTTCTCTACAACGCCAAAATCCCTATGAACGGAGACTTGGTTGAAGCAGGCATAGCCATCGACCACGATCGAATAGTCAAAATAGCCAAGAAAACGAATCTGCCCAAAGCATCCAAAAGCATTGATCTGAAAGGAAAAGTTGCACTCCCGGGACTCATCGATTCACATGTTCATCTCAGAGATCAAGAGATGGCATACCGAGAAGATTTTACGACCGGAACAAGCGCGGCAGCCGCCGGCGGCGTCACCACAGTCATAGACATGCCAAACAACCGCCCAATAACAATGAGCCCCGAGACTTTGACCGCGAGGATGCAACTTGCCGACACTCGCATACTCGTAAACGTGGCTTTCAACTCAGCGTTTCCAACACAACCGTCAGAGATTCCCCAAATCGTGGAAACTGGAGCAGTAGGATTCAAACTATACATGCTCCAGCAAATAGGCGGAGTCAACATCGATGACGACGACACACTCCTCAACGCATTCAAAACAACACGCAGAGCTAAAACCCTAGTTGCGGTTCACGCAGAAGACAAAACGATAATTGAGCAAGCCCAAAAGAAACTCAGAGAGCAAGGACGAAAAGATGTGGAAGCCTTTCTGCAAGCACACCCAACCGAGGCAGAGGAAAAGGCAACAAAAAGAGTCATAGAGCTATCTAAGAAATCAGACGCTCACGTGCACTTTTGCCACGTCAGCTCGCTGCTTGCCATGAAAGCTGTCATAGGCGCCAAAAAACTCGGATACAACGCGACCTGTGAAGTCACGCCGCATCACCTCCTGCTAACTTCTAAGCATTTGCGAAAGTATGGAAGGCTCGCTGTTGAGATACCACCGTTGAGGCGAAACAGCGACGTGGCTTATCTCTGGCGGCAATTACACAAAGGTTTAGTAGACACTATCGCTTCGGATCACGCGCCTCATTCGTTAGAGGAAAAAGAGGCAGAATCGGTTTGGGATGTGAAACCAGGCATCGCGGGCTTAGAAACCATGCTTCCGCTACTACTCACACAAGTAAACAGGAGACAACTGACTATACAGCAGCTTGTCCGCTTAACGTGCAGAAACCCAGCTGAGATATACCGCATCAAAGATCGAGGAACCTTAGCCGAGGGGTCATTTGCAGACATCATTGTCGTTGATCTCAAGAAAGAACATCACGTGGATGCATCAACTTTCCTTTCAAAAGCCAAGTTTTCGCCCTTCGATGGCTGGAAGGTTAAAGGAGCACCAGTAAAAACCTTTGTCAACGGGCAACTTGTCATGGACAAGGGTGAAATTGTGGCGAGACCAAGTTGCGGACAGGTCATTAGACGAGTAGTTTAAGATGACTGAAGCAAAGCCGCATGACGAGAGACCCCTTCTGAAATTCGTGACAGATGGTATGTTGGGGAAGTTGACCCGTTGGCTTCGCATGCTCGGGCATGACGTTGAATACGTCGGCTCTATAGATGACAAAGACCTAATGGCCAGGGCTAAGAAGGAAAGCCGAATTCTGCTAACACGCGATCTGGAGCTTTACAGACAGGCAATAACGAAAGGTGCCGAAGCATTTCTCATAGAAAGCCCAAACCAGACTGCAAGCTTGGCCAGCCTAGCAAGAAGATTCGGATTCAAACTTGAAGTTGACGCAAAGGTTTCTCGCTGCCCCAAATGCAACGGTGAGTTGTGTGTCGTCTCCAAATCCAACATCGCAGTGAAGATTCCAGCTACGACTTCCTCAAACTACGATGAGTTTTGGCAATGTCAGAACTGTGGACAAGTATTCTGGCGTGGCGCTCATTGGCAGAAAATAGAAAAAACTTTGGCTGAGGCTAAGAAGACTCTGGCAACACTAACCTGACAGCCCGGGTTTCTGCCTCAAGTACAAGTAGAGCATCACCGACGCGAATGCAGGAATATAGAAGATGCAGATTTCCAAGATAACATCGTTGAAAAATCGACCGACAAAAAATTGGATGAAGAACACGAAGGCTGCGGCGAGAACGACGATTATGGCGGCTGCACGCCAAGTCTTGAGTTCTTCTTTGCGTTGCAAGTTATTTCTTCTCAGAAAAAGGGAAAGTGCGTTATGCGGCTTTAGTGCAGCAACCACTTGAGCGGAATGTCTTGGTGTGTTCCATCGGGCAAGGTTCGGCGAAGGGTTATTGGAAGGACGCCTGTTTCAAGCTCTTTGATCGCGATATCAATGGGGTTGGATGCACCTTGAGAAGGCACAACCAAGACGGGAGCGCCCATAGCGATCTGGAGGGCTCTAGCTCCGACTATGCGAGCTCTCTCAAAGCGGGTTAGCTTAGGCGGGCCAACCCAGATTGCTTTGTCGTCGGTTGTGATGCTAGAACTCTCCAGCACCTTCAGCGCCCATGCCCATACCGCCCGGAGGTCCCTTTGGTGGCATTGGCGGCGTCTTCATCTTTCCAGATGCGATTATGTCGTCGATTTTCAGTATCATTGTGGCAGCTTCGGTTGCAGATTTGATTATCTGTTTCTTGACTGCTAAGGGTTCGAAGACTCCGACTTTCTCCATGTTCCGCGCCTTGCCTTCCAAAACGTCGACTCCAGCCCAGATTTCGCCTTTCTCATGTCGAGCCCGCAGCTCCGATATAATGTCAATCGGATCTAGTCCAGCGTTTTCTGAAAGCGTCAAGGGTATTGATTCCATTGCATCGGCATAAGATGTGACCGCAAGCTGCTCTCTTCCTGGCAATGTCTGCGCATAATCTCTCAGCGCTTTGGCAACTTCAAGTTCTGGAGAGCCTCCTCCAGCAACGACTTTAGGCTCTCGGACAACGTCTCGCGCTACGCATAGGGCGTCGTGTATGGATCGTTCGGCTTCTGCTACGATTCTTTCGGTTCCGCCTCTTATGAGGATAGCCACTGACTTCGGATTCTTGCAGCCTTCAATGAATGTCATTTTGTCGTCGCCGATCTTGCGCTCTTCAACTACCTCAGCGTAACCTAGGTCTTTCTCAGTCATGTCATCTAAGTTGGTGATTACTTTCCCACCTGTTGCTTTCGCCAGCTTCTCCATGTCAGACTTCTTGACTCGTCTCACCGCCAGAATCCCCTTTCGAGCTAGGAAGTGCTGAACGAGGTCGTCGATGCCCTTCTGCGCAACGATGACGTTTGCGCCTGTTTTGGCCACTTTTCCAACCATATCCTTTAGCATGGTCTCTTCTTGCTGTAGAAAAGCTTCCATTTGCTCTGGGCTTTCAATGTTGATTTTGGCGTCGAACTCGGTTTTCTCAATCTCCATTGCCGTGTCCAAAAGCGCGATTTTGGCTTTTTCGACGCGCTTGGGCATGCCTGGATGAACTACTTCCTTGTCTACAACTATGCCATTGATGAGTTTGGTTTCAGTCATGGATTCGCCGGGTTTTTTCTCAACCATTATGTCGTCGATGTCGACTTTGTAGTCCTTGTCGGCTTTCTCAGCGACGTGTAAGACTGCTTGTGAAGCGATGTCTGCCAGTTGTTCTTTGTGGTCGGCTACGAGTTTGCTTGCCATTGCTGTTACAGCTACTCTTTTCAACCATTGGCGGTCACTGGATTTGACGGGTATTGCTGTTTTTTCGAGAACCTCGAGGGCTTTTTCTGCTGCTTTTCGGTAGCCGTCTATGATGACGGTTGGGTGAACGTTTTTGTCGATAAGATCTTCCGCCTTGCCCAATAGTTCGCCTGCGATGATTACGGCGCTGGTTGTGCCGTCGCCTACTTCATCGTCTTGTGTTTTGGCCACTTCTACCATCATTTTGGCTGCGGGATGCTGAATGTCCATCTCGCTTAGGATGGTTCTTCCGTCGCTGGTTATTGTGACGTCGCCGAAGCTGTCGACGAGCATTTTGTCCATGCCTTTGGGTCCTAGAGCGCTTTTTACTGATTCAGCCACGATTTTGGCTGCCATTATGTTGGCGTGTTGGGCTTCTCTGCCTCTGGAGCGTGATGCGCCTTCCCGTAGTATTAGAACGGGTGTTCCAGCTAGTTCTGATGACAATGTCTAATTAATCCTCCTTAAACTTTCGAACAGTAGAAAACAACGTTCAGATATAAGTTTTTCTTTAGAATCATCGAGAAAAACGCTCAGGACTCCGTCGGGAACGATGCCCATGTGCATGTTTTAAATACTGTCTCTTTCAAATAGAGTGTCAGTGAGGAATGGAATATTGGCAAACTGCTCTAAATGTGGCGCGAAAGTCACTGAAGCGATGAGTTTCTGTCCGAACTGCGGGTCGCCTCTGAAGGCAGTGGCTCCACCGGCTCCAGCACCTGCTCCTGCGCCTGCTCCAGCTCCGCAGCCGAGGCGTGAGGAAAAGCAGGAGAAGCACGAGAAGCGTGAGAAAGGGGAGAAAGGTGAAAAGTCTGAGAAGGGCGAGAAGGGTGAAAAACATGAGAAGCAGGCTTATGGACCCATTGTGCCAATTATTGGTGGCGCGATTCTCGTGGTTTTAGGCTTGTTGTTCTACATTAACATGACTACGACCATAACACCTGTGATTTGGGCTTATTTCTTTGTGATAATAGGCATCGTTATCATTCTGGTAGCGATTTACGCAACGATGACGGCGTCGAGAAGGAATCCGCCGACCTAGATTAGCCAGCTCCACAGCAGTCTGTACAGTCTATGTTCGAGGAGAGTTAGGAAGGTTCGTCTTCCGAAGATGCGGAAGTAGTTTTTGCCCATTGATTCGATCATGTCGCCGATGTCGTATCGGGGAAACATGCATGATGAGATTATGAGTTTGCCCCATTCGCCTCTTTTCAGTTCGTGAAGCATTTTTGTGCCCTTGCTGGTTTCGACTTCGAAGTAGTATTTGTCATAGTTGGGTGAAATGTAGGGTAAGTCGTCGAGTTGCTGTGCGAAGACGCCTTCGGTGGCGCTGTAGATTTCCACAATTGGCACTTCGCCGAAATACTTTCGGAGCATTGGCGCGTAGCGGAACTGGATTTTTCTTACGCTGGTGCAGAATAGGGCGCGCAGGTTCCAGAGTTCGCGTGGCTTTTTTCCGTGTTTACGTTTGATGTACCGTGCCCATGAGAGAATTACGGGTGTGACGCCCATAGTTGCTACGATGTTTTCGGGCGAAGCTTTTTGGTATACAAGTTCAAATCTTCGTTCCCAGTCGTGTTTGGTTATGCCGGGTCCAAGCGCGTCGATGTCTTCCTGTCTTGGGGTGAGGCTGGCTTGGTTGAGCATTGGGTTTAGTCGGGCGTAGGTTCCTGAGCTGTAGCCGTAGGAGACTGTTTGCCCCGCTGAGTCGATGGTTGCCACAGCTGATGGGAAGTTGAGATTCAAGATTTTGCCGGTTAGGATTGCGGTGTCGTTTTTTCTTATGGCGTAGTTGATGAAGGCTCTGGCTCCGCATGACAGGATGAGTTCGAGGTGAGTTTGGGTGGCTGGCAGCACTTTGGATCGTCCAGTTGAGCCTCTGGTCATGACCCAAGTTAAGGGTGGTTCCGGCAAGATTACGCGGTAGTCGGCGCTTCGAACGCTTTCCAGATATGGACTTAGTCCTTTGTAGTCGATTGTTGGGAAGTGTTTTCTGAAGTCTTCCGTGCTTGATAGTTTGTCTGCGCCTCTGCTGATTCCATACTGCGTTGTCTCGTATCGTTTAAGTAAGTCTAAGAGTGTTTGTTGTTGTGATTCTGCTGGGTTTTTGAGTGATTCGTACCACGGCGTGACTATGCCCTTTAGAAATTCCATGTTCGTTTTTTCCTGAGGCGCGTTGACAATCCATCATATGGCTTGTTGTTTGGTTTTATAGGTTTCTGGTTCAGGTTTTGGGAAAGATTTATGAACGGTTGTTTGAATGCTTAGAGTCTACGTTCAGAGGAATCGAGCATGGTCAGGATAATCGTGTGCGTGAAACAAGCGATAGACGTGTCTCAGATTAAGGTGGATACGGCTACGCGGCGTTTGATAACTGTTGATGCGCCTAAGAAAATCAGCGACTTCGACAAGAATGCGTTGGAGGAGGCTGTTCGGTTGAAGGAGAAGTTGGGCGGCGAAGTCGTGACTGTGACTCTTGGACCTGAGGATGCCAAGACCACTGTTCGTGAGGCGTTGGCTATGGGCGCTGACAAAGCCTATGTCGTGAGTGATCCGATGTTTGAGGGTGGCGACACGATGGCGACTAGTTACGTGTTGGCTGAGGCGGTGAAGAAGATTGGGCAGTTTGATCTTGTTTTGTGTGGTGAGGCTTCGGTTGATAGTTTTTCTGCGCAGGTTGGTCCGCGTTTGGCGGATCGCTTAGGTCTCCCGGTTGTAATGTATGTGAAGAAGCTCACGTTGGAAGGCGACACTGTAACGGTTGAACGGAACCTTGAGGACAGTTATGAAACGATCAAGGCAAAGACGCCTGTTCTGTTAGCGGTGACGAAGGAGTTGAATGAGCCTCGCATTCCGTCGTTGATGGCGATTATGAAGGCGTCCAGGAAGGAGGTTGTTCTGTGGAAAGCCACTGACTTGAATGTTCAAGCGGAGAAGGTAGGTCAGGCGGGTTCGGCGATCAAGATTGTGTCTGTTTTGGCGCCTAAAGTGGAGCGCAAGAAAACTGTGATTAAAGGTGAAACTGCGGCTGAGACTGCTGAGAAGTTGGCTAAGGCGCTTATTCAAGATGGTGTGGTTAAGCAGGTGAAGGCGTGATGAGCGAGTTTCATGGTGTTTGGGTTTATTCAGAAAACATGAATTTGATGTTGGAGATGTTGACGAAGGCCACTGAGCTGGCGGCTAAGTTGAAGACTGAAGCAGGCGCGTTACTTATTGGTCATGATGTTAGAGCGCAGGCAACTCAGCTCGTGAATTCTGGTGCTGACAAGGTGTTTGTGGTCGACCACGCTGCGCTTAAGGTTTTCAATTCTGAGACGTATCTGAGTGCGCTGACTACGGCTGTAAAGGAACGGAAGCCTGAGATCATTCTGTTCGGATCGACACGTAAGGGCAAGGAGCTGGCTGCAAGGTTGGCTACTCGACTTGAAACGGGTTGCGTGCCAGACTGCACTAACGTGAGTGTGGATGAGCAGGGTAGTTTGGTTAGCGAGCGAGTGGTTTATGGTGGTAACGGCTCGGCTACGCATGTGTTTCTGACTAAGCCAGCGATCGCGTGCGTGCCTCCGCGAACTTTCGAGAAGCATGCGCCGACGGACAAGAAGGGTGAGATCGTGGATGTGAGTGTTTCGCAGTTTGATGCGCCGCGAACGGAGACGGTTGAGGTGAAGCCTTTGGAGGCTGGTGGTGGCAAGCTTGAGGAAGCTAAAGTGGTCATCGTTGGTGGTCGTGGTATTGAGAAGAAGGAGGATTTCAGAATACTGGAAAGCTTGAGCTATGCTTTGGGTGGGCAAGTGGGTTATACTAGGCCGTTGGCTGAGGATCGCAAGTGGTTTAAGGGCGATTGGATCGGCTTGTCTGGGATTAAGATCAAACCTGTGTTGTACATTGGCGCGGGTATTTCTGGGGTTATTCAGCATGTGGCGGGGATTAGGGATTCACAGGTTATTGTGGCTATTAACAAGGATGAGCAGGCGCCGATTTTTGAAATGGCGGATTACATTGTCGTGGGCGACTTGTACGAGATCATTCCCGCTTTAGAAGCGGCGTTGAAGAAGCTGTTACCTCAGAGCTGACTGTGGTTCCGGGCTGAGCCGATTACATATTGAAGCTGCATGGATGTCAATGTTGGTTATGTCCTAGTCTTATCGTCATGATCCACGC from Candidatus Bathyarchaeia archaeon includes:
- a CDS encoding electron transfer flavoprotein subunit alpha/FixB family protein; translated protein: MSEFHGVWVYSENMNLMLEMLTKATELAAKLKTEAGALLIGHDVRAQATQLVNSGADKVFVVDHAALKVFNSETYLSALTTAVKERKPEIILFGSTRKGKELAARLATRLETGCVPDCTNVSVDEQGSLVSERVVYGGNGSATHVFLTKPAIACVPPRTFEKHAPTDKKGEIVDVSVSQFDAPRTETVEVKPLEAGGGKLEEAKVVIVGGRGIEKKEDFRILESLSYALGGQVGYTRPLAEDRKWFKGDWIGLSGIKIKPVLYIGAGISGVIQHVAGIRDSQVIVAINKDEQAPIFEMADYIVVGDLYEIIPALEAALKKLLPQS
- a CDS encoding electron transfer flavoprotein subunit beta/FixA family protein; translation: MVRIIVCVKQAIDVSQIKVDTATRRLITVDAPKKISDFDKNALEEAVRLKEKLGGEVVTVTLGPEDAKTTVREALAMGADKAYVVSDPMFEGGDTMATSYVLAEAVKKIGQFDLVLCGEASVDSFSAQVGPRLADRLGLPVVMYVKKLTLEGDTVTVERNLEDSYETIKAKTPVLLAVTKELNEPRIPSLMAIMKASRKEVVLWKATDLNVQAEKVGQAGSAIKIVSVLAPKVERKKTVIKGETAAETAEKLAKALIQDGVVKQVKA